The Sandaracinaceae bacterium genome includes the window GACGCGCTGTTCCAGCTGGGCCTCGGGGGCCGCTTCGCCATCACCGCCGAGGTGCCCTTCACGCCCTACCAGACGGGCGCGCCCGCGGCGCTGGCTGACGGGGGCGAGAGCCTCGATGGCGCCGCGCTCGGTGATGTGCGGCTCAGCGGACGGGTGCGCCTGCTCGGCGATGCCGCCGAGGGCACGGCCACGCGCTCGGATGGGCCCGGGCTGGCGGGCATGCTCACCGTCACGCTGCCCACGGCGCAAGGGGTGGGCTTCCACGGCAGCGACCTACCCGAGATCGACATCATCGCGATCGCGGACTTCCACATCCTGAACCTGGGCATCGGCGCCAGTGTCGGGGCGCGCATCCGTCCCGAGCGCGTGTCCATTGCGGGGCGCGAGCACGGGTCCGAGCTGCTCTGGGGGCTCGGCATCGCCATGCCGCTCCCGTTCTACCCAGACCTCGTGGCCCTGCTGGAGTTCCGTGGGTCCAGCGGCTTCACCGGTCGCTACAACACCCCCACCGAGGTGGACCTCGGCCTGCGCTTTCGGCTCGGCTCGTTCCACCTCAGCATGGTGGGCGGGGTGGCCTTCCCGCATCGCGCGCTCGGCGCCCCCTCGGTGCGGGCCATCCTCGGCTTGCAGTATGCGCCCCAGCACCAGGACCAGGACCTCGACAGCGTCCCGGACAGCGCCGATGAGTGCCCCTTGCTGCCCGAGGACTTCGACGGGTTCGAGGACGACGACGGCTGCATGGACCCGGACAACGACAACGACCTGATCCCCGACGTCGACGACCAATGCCCCAACGAGACGGCGGAAGAAGGTCGCGACGACGACGAGGACGGCTGCACGGACCCCTGATGCTGCTGTTTGGCCGGTTCGCCGACGCCAACATCGGTGAAAGTTGATATAGTGCCCGACCAGTCACGGCGCGCTGAATCCCCCCTCCGAGCACGCCGTCCGAGCCAGCTGATGCGCCGTCTCTCCCCCCGAACGCTGCCCTTCCTCGTCGCGCTCTGCTTGGCGCTGCTCGTCCTCGTCGGCGCAGCCGGTGCGCGCGTCTCGTCGCGTGAGTACCTCGAGCAGCAGCTCGTGACGTCCACGGACTTCCGTAACCGCACTCAAGCCGCGCTGGCGCTCGGTCGCCTGGCGGACGCCCGCAGCCGTGCCCCGCTCGAGCGTGCGCTCGCCTCCGACAGCAACCCGGCGGTGCGCGCCGCGGCGGCCCTGTCGCTGGGCAAGCTGCGCGACCGGCGGGCCATCCCGGCGCTGCGGCGTGCGTCACGCGACGAGGCGGCGTCGGTCCGACGTCAGGCGGAGGCGGCCATCGCCGAGATAGACACGCCTGCCGGCCCAGGCGCGGCCCCCGCGGGCGTCAGCACCCCGGGGGCAGTGCCAGCGCCCGCCATCAACTGGCGCACGGTCCGCCACGTGGTCGCCGTGGGTGAGGTCAGCAACGCCTCCACCGTCCCAGGGCCACGCCTGGTTGCGCCGCTCCGCTCGGCGGTGCTGACGGGGCTGGCCACGGTGGAGGGCGTCGCGCCTTTTGCCAGCAGCAGCGAGATTGGGCAGGACGCCACCCAAGAGATCGCCCGCCGTCGGCTCCCGCGCTTTCGCATCGACGCGGTCTTGAGCACCGTGCAGCGCACCGAGCAGAACGGCCAAGTGCGCATGCGCTGTGGCGTGAACCTCACCCTCTACGAGGAGGCATCGCGCAACGTGCTCGGCATGCTGACGGGCTCCGCGACGGCGGCCGAGCCGGCGGGGCAAGGGCGTGACCAGGACGCTCGCATGACGAACGCCGCGCTCAACGCGGCCGTGCGGTCGGCCCTCACCACCGCACGTGCGGCGCTCGACCGGGCCAGCCGGCGCTGACCTTCCCGGGTGGACGTCGGCCGAGTCCGCAGCGCGGCCTACTCAGTCGGCAGCCGCTGGACGCCGCTCTTCTGCAGCTGGGACTTGGCCCAGGCCATGCCCTTGTCGAAGTCGTCGAAGGCCTGGTTCGGGAACTTGGGTGGCGCCAGCCAGAACACCGCGGTGAGCAGCCCCTTGATCATGGCGTTGGTGACCACGATGGCCGAACCCCGGTTGTACGTGATGTCGTGGAACTCGAAGCGCTTGAGGTGGTCGGCGAAGAGCTTGCGCTGCGTTGGCGGCATGGAGCGCACCAGGCTCATGTCCGCCACCCACGCGCACGGGTGCTGAGCGTGCTGCGCCCAGCGCTCGCGTGTCTCGCACAGGGACGCCAGCTCCTGGTCGGACGCGCCAGCCGGAAAGCGCATGACGTATACCGGCGCGTGGGTGACATCGATCCACGGGTGGACCAGGCGAGCGTCTTCGGCTTGGCGAGCGTACACGGCGCGAACCTTACTTGGTCACCGGCTTCAAGCCTACTCTTCCGTCCCGCACGACCACCTCGAAGTCGATGGCCTTCCCTTGGTGCTTCTCTTTGAGCTTGGGGATCATGTCCTCGATGCTCCGCTGGAGGGTCTCGTATTTCACGTTGTCCACGCGCTCGTTGTTGGAGCGGCGTGCGGCCACGTAGTCGTCGTAGATGCGCTTCATGCGCGTCTCGTCGGGCCCCGGGCTCTCGGGCCGGGATGGCGCAGGTGCCGGCGCTGGAGCGGGTGCCGGCCGCTCGAGGGGAGCCGGGGCCGCCGCGCTGGTGTGCGTTCCGGTGGGCTCGTCGCCCGTGCGCCGACGTCGCTCTGTGGGCTTGCCGAACGTGGCCACCTTGGGCGTCGGGGCGGGCGCCGCAGCGGGGCTTGGGTTCGGGCTGCGCGTGAGCCCCGCGATGGCCGCGTCCAGCTCCGGATCGTCCAGCAGGCTGCTCAGGTCTTCGGTGTCCAGGTCCACGTCCACGTCCAGTTCGTACACGCCCTTCTCGGCTTCGCGCTCGTCGCGGCGCTTGGCGCGCCCTTCCTTCACGGCGTCTTTGCGCTTCAGCTTCTGGAGGTCGCGCTTGTAGGTGCCCTCCTCGATCTGCCGCGTGACGCGCCGCCAGTACGTGTGGAGCGTGGTGTAGCGCTGGACCAGCGACTGATACCGGAAGCGAAGGTGCGTGGAGCGCGGTTGGTCGCGGCGCAGCAGCTCGAACATACGGTCCACCTGCTTGCGCGGGACCGCGGGCTCGAGGCGCTCGATGCCCTGAAAGTACATCTCGTAGAGGGCCTTCAGGCGGTCGAGACGCGTCTCGAGATCCTTGAGCGTCGCGTCGAACTCGGCAGCTTCCATGGTGAACGTGGCCGCATCATAGCGGCTGGATGCGCAAATTGTCGAAAGTCACGTCGGCGGACCAATTGTTGAACCCAAAGTGGTCGTGGCCACGACCGGCGAGCGGCTCCGGGTCGTCCAGCTCCATCAGGCGCTGACCATCCACGTCCACGCTGATCAGCGACCCGCGCCGCTCGATCACGAAGTGGTAGCGGCGGTTGGGCTGGACGCGCAGCGGCGCCCCCACCACGCGGTCTTCCGCGTGTTCGTCCATGCGGGCGAGCACGTTGTGCTGGTTGCCCCAGCCGCCGAAGATCACCACGTAGCTGGTGGCCGTGTAGGACTCACTCAGCGCGTGGGACACGCCGTCGCCAAAGATCTCCACCTTGATGTCGTGCGTGTCGGTGCTGGCGTCGAACTCCACCCGCACGTCCCGCGGCAGGGTGCGGCGCAGCCAGAGCGGGTGGTTGCGCGCCTCGCGGATGCGCACGGCGCCGTCGACGAGGCGCCAGGGGCCGCCCGTCACGTTCCAGTCGGGCCCCAGCTGCGCGCGGTCGAAGTCGTCGGAGTAGCCCTCGGGACCGATGCCCGTGTCGCCCTGGGGCGTGCATCCCAGGCCGGGCGAGAGCGCCAGGACGCACAGGCACGCCGGCGCGAGCAGCAGCTGGAGAGCAGCCAGGGGACAGGAGGCGGCGCGACGGGAGAGGAAGCGTTTCACGGCCGAAGGCTGCCCCGGAATCGCCCGGAGGGCCAGCTCAGCTGTCGTCCGACGAGTCGCTGGTGACGCCCGTGCGGCGCTCCTCCAACAAGGCCAGCTCGCGCTCGAGACGCTCGATCAGCGGCTGCACGCCGGCGGTGTCCGTGGCGGTGCAGTACGTGGCGCCGCGCACCTCCGCGATGTGGGCGACCACACCCGGGTCCAGGCGGTCCGCCTTGTTGAACACCATCACCCGCGGCACCCGCTCGAGCTCCAGGCGGTTGAGCAGGTCCTCCGTGGTGGCCACGTGCTCGTCCCAGCCCGGGTCGCTCGCGTCCACCACGTGCAGCAGTAGGTCCGCGTCCTGCGCCTCTTCGAACGTGGCCTTGAAGGCGGCGAAGAGATCTTTGGGGAGGTCGCGGATGAAGCCCACCGTGTCGGTCAGCACCAGCTCGCGCCCCGAGGGGAGG containing:
- a CDS encoding HEAT repeat domain-containing protein; amino-acid sequence: MRRLSPRTLPFLVALCLALLVLVGAAGARVSSREYLEQQLVTSTDFRNRTQAALALGRLADARSRAPLERALASDSNPAVRAAAALSLGKLRDRRAIPALRRASRDEAASVRRQAEAAIAEIDTPAGPGAAPAGVSTPGAVPAPAINWRTVRHVVAVGEVSNASTVPGPRLVAPLRSAVLTGLATVEGVAPFASSSEIGQDATQEIARRRLPRFRIDAVLSTVQRTEQNGQVRMRCGVNLTLYEEASRNVLGMLTGSATAAEPAGQGRDQDARMTNAALNAAVRSALTTARAALDRASRR